The proteins below are encoded in one region of Methylophilales bacterium:
- a CDS encoding SDR family oxidoreductase yields the protein MEKIAFISGANRGIGFETSKKLAEKGIKVILGSRDMDKGKKALEALAAQGIEADLIQYDAADLEAPQKIYDYISEKYNKLDILVNNAGVLLTGNLFVTNSTTVSDKDIKETFQTNLFSVISLTQALLPLIKKSDAGRIVNVSTILSSLTLHTTENSPIAPAKEFAYNASKTALNAFTIHLALELKDTNIKVNSGHPGWVKTELGGPNAPMEVKDSYETSLYLATLDKDGPSGGLFHKEETLPW from the coding sequence ATGGAAAAAATTGCATTTATAAGTGGAGCAAACCGAGGGATTGGTTTTGAGACATCAAAAAAATTAGCTGAAAAAGGTATAAAAGTTATATTAGGTTCAAGGGATATGGATAAGGGTAAAAAGGCTTTAGAAGCATTAGCAGCCCAGGGAATTGAGGCTGACTTAATTCAATATGATGCCGCAGATCTTGAAGCGCCTCAAAAGATTTATGATTATATTTCAGAGAAATATAACAAGTTAGATATTTTAGTAAATAATGCAGGTGTGCTTTTAACAGGAAATTTATTTGTTACTAACAGTACGACTGTTTCAGATAAAGACATAAAAGAAACATTTCAAACAAATCTTTTTTCTGTCATCTCTCTTACACAAGCATTACTTCCGCTCATAAAAAAATCTGATGCGGGAAGAATAGTAAATGTTTCAACTATTTTAAGTTCATTAACCCTTCATACAACTGAAAACTCACCCATCGCACCAGCAAAAGAGTTTGCTTATAACGCCTCAAAAACAGCACTTAATGCATTTACAATTCATCTTGCATTAGAATTAAAAGATACAAATATAAAAGTTAATTCGGGGCATCCAGGATGGGTAAAAACAGAATTGGGTGGTCCAAATGCTCCTATGGAAGTAAAAGATAGTTATGAAACTTCATTGTATTTGGCCACACTAGACAAGGATGGTCCAAGCGGAGGTTTGTTTCACAAAGAAGAGACTTTACCTTGGTAA
- a CDS encoding alpha/beta hydrolase, with protein MQSIKKFNLNDATFIRYTEQGSGQPLLLLHTIRNRLEYSDLLLPYLTKKFKVYVIDLPGHGDSPINKKTNYDQTFLTDSIVSFIEKLNLRNLTIAGESIGAVLAATIAKKIPSRIKKIFSFNAYDYDKRFAQGVMRGNFAATFLLFHVSLPLGLGVFFAKLESFPTLWMIFRGGVHKKSAITSKYIKLLCTSTKKPGFIYHERNVFQNHKSWLNDESLYQGLKTPVNLIYGESDWSKQDEKLNTMKALGLNSFHTMKETGHFSFLESPKEVSEIILN; from the coding sequence TTGCAATCAATAAAAAAATTTAATTTAAATGATGCGACATTCATTAGATATACCGAACAAGGATCTGGTCAGCCTTTACTTTTGCTGCATACCATTAGAAATCGATTAGAGTACTCAGATCTACTATTACCTTATCTAACTAAAAAATTTAAAGTCTATGTTATCGACCTACCTGGTCACGGAGACTCTCCCATCAATAAAAAAACAAACTATGACCAAACCTTCTTGACTGACTCTATTGTGTCATTTATTGAAAAATTAAACTTAAGAAATCTAACTATTGCGGGTGAGTCAATTGGAGCTGTTTTAGCGGCAACTATTGCAAAAAAAATACCTAGTCGAATTAAAAAAATATTTTCTTTCAATGCCTATGACTATGACAAGAGATTTGCACAAGGTGTGATGAGAGGAAATTTTGCAGCAACCTTTTTACTATTTCATGTCAGCCTCCCCCTTGGGTTGGGTGTATTTTTTGCCAAATTAGAATCCTTTCCTACGTTATGGATGATCTTCCGAGGAGGAGTTCATAAAAAATCTGCGATTACAAGTAAATATATAAAACTTTTATGTACATCAACAAAGAAACCTGGGTTTATTTATCATGAGAGGAATGTCTTTCAGAACCACAAATCTTGGTTAAACGATGAATCTTTATATCAAGGTCTGAAGACACCCGTGAATCTAATTTATGGGGAAAGCGATTGGTCTAAACAAGATGAAAAATTAAATACGATGAAGGCATTAGGACTCAATTCTTTCCATACAATGAAAGAAACAGGTCATTTTTCCTTTTTGGAATCACCTAAAGAAGTATCTGAAATTATTTTAAATTAA
- a CDS encoding MarR family winged helix-turn-helix transcriptional regulator: MRQSSRNISQIYNKHLKASGEKINANQVSILVTISQVDDGSINKISNLLKMERTTLSRNLNVLKKAGWVKSNTGSDGRFSYIDLTAEGNKVLSNVFPHWSKAQEQVKKILGGELDLFRKNLKNINTNLI, translated from the coding sequence ATGAGACAATCATCGAGAAATATTTCACAAATATATAACAAGCACCTCAAAGCATCTGGTGAAAAAATCAATGCAAATCAAGTATCCATCTTAGTCACAATATCTCAAGTTGATGATGGATCAATTAACAAGATATCAAATCTATTAAAAATGGAGAGAACCACATTATCTAGAAACCTTAATGTCCTCAAAAAAGCAGGATGGGTAAAATCAAATACGGGTTCGGATGGTAGATTTTCATATATTGATCTAACTGCAGAAGGTAATAAGGTTTTAAGTAATGTATTTCCGCATTGGAGTAAAGCTCAAGAACAGGTAAAAAAAATATTAGGTGGGGAGTTAGATTTATTTCGAAAAAATTTAAAGAATATAAACACAAATCTAATTTAA
- a CDS encoding MarR family transcriptional regulator encodes MHKYPNLLLDNQLCFALYSATNAVTRFYRFYFKELDITYSQYLVLITLWEGDCKNITDIAKILKLDLPTITPILKKLETKKLIKKSRSKQDERIILIKLTKKGIDLEDEVAKIQHKVACQTHLNPEEFNLLKNSLNDLTDAMTINDADKEDLKLNKCK; translated from the coding sequence ATGCATAAATACCCAAACTTACTTCTTGATAATCAATTGTGTTTTGCTCTTTATTCAGCAACTAATGCAGTTACACGCTTTTATCGTTTTTACTTTAAAGAATTAGATATTACTTATTCGCAATATTTGGTCCTTATTACGCTATGGGAAGGCGACTGTAAAAATATCACAGATATTGCGAAAATATTGAAGTTAGATCTCCCTACAATCACACCTATTTTAAAAAAACTAGAAACTAAGAAGCTTATAAAAAAATCACGATCAAAACAGGATGAAAGAATTATTTTAATCAAATTAACAAAAAAGGGGATAGATTTAGAAGATGAGGTTGCCAAAATACAACATAAGGTTGCCTGTCAGACGCATCTTAATCCAGAAGAATTTAATTTATTAAAAAATAGTTTGAATGATTTAACAGATGCAATGACAATTAATGATGCGGATAAAGAAGATTTAAAACTCAACAAATGTAAATAA